In Bombyx mori chromosome 15, ASM3026992v2, the sequence ctccagtaaccacttaacaccaggtgggctgtgagctcgtccatccatctaagcaataaaaaaaaaaaaaaaaaaaaaaaaaaaaaaaaaaaaaaaaaaaaaaaaaaaaaaaaaaaaaaaaaaaaaaaaaaaaaaaaaaaattaatatgaaatattactaaacaattacgagcgactagcgattttacaaaagttgcgaataaaaaattaagtaagtacttgcggggagctaccggctggccgcatgaaaaatataaacacaaatacctatattaaaattcagacgtaccataggtataaaaatgtacctagcggccaggacatacggttcaaaatcactaggaataattccgtgtcgcttgctcatttattttgcgtcgatcggtctgtctcgctcgctcggttccgttcgtgtattaagcaacattacacgacaaagaaagaaacatgttgggtgatagtgtgatgtttgtttccttcgcgtaatgtgtgatgttgcattacatcgtagagtaatattacccgagtaatatcactcgcattacttacacatgtctaattTGCGCACTTTCAccgatattaaacagttaaaaaccaccgttattacacatttaactgaagaaacattaaatagacaaaattaaacaaatcacaatttcattcctcgcgttcccgccaaaaagtcagtcTATGCTGTGATAcaataccatagattatacacaataatacaaaatactaCTCTAGGGTCATACCGGACATAACCTAACTTTTCGCTTGTGAAATGGTAAACGTATTTATGTTATTATCGTACTATTTACATTAAACTATTAATGTAGTTACAAATTACATGATCTGTTAAATTGGTTTTTAATAGAACACGCTGTCTATAAATTACGGAAAccaaattataacaaaatggCAGATTCTGTTAATATGTCACTAGGTAAGTAAATCTTTGGATTTGATCTATTTATATACGATTATTCACACTTCATGTAGTGTTATTTACAAGATGAGTTTTGAAATCTGATGAGCTTGGATGGTTTTAAACGTGTATCtcgttatttataaaaaaaaaaatgggtatATGACCCCGGCCTCAAGCCGTATTGAGTATAACGCCAGGGTTTGCTGTGAGTCTTGTGAGACTGTGTGGGTTGGTACCGCCGTCTTATGTTTACTGCCTGGAATAATTGAGTGTGAAACCTCGTTAACAGGTGGTTTGTCATTGGGAAGATCATGACAcatgaaagtaataaaaacaaaaagtcttTAACAACtctaatttcaatatttttttattatagatgagataataaaaaagaatcaacAAAATCGTGCAAGCAGATCTAGAGGACGAGGTATTAACCGAGGTAGAGGACCTGGACGAGGAGGTGGCAGAGGTCGCGGACGTGGTAATAATGGACGCGGTCGTCCCCAGTCTCGCACAGCTAATCGAGGGTCTAGACAAGGACGTTCACAGTCACGTGGGCAGAGAGGTCGTTCTCAATCTAGATCACGATCACAATCACAGGCTAGATCTCGCTCTCGTCAATCTCGCCGATCGAACTCTCGCAACAGATCCAGGTCTCGATCACAGCTTAGAGCTTTAACTCCGAAGGGCCGGGCAGGATTAGAAGATCTACAAACTGGAATGCCTCCTTTGACAAGAAGTGGCAGATCTTTTAGAGGTAATATAATTTGGCAAAgaacataattataaattaataccagattttaacacttttatttaACACTGACAAGTATTTACATGGGTTAACCATCATGTGCCATCTAAGAAGTCTTTTACACATTGTTGTATATGACAATCAAATATGCATTCTATCTCTCTACACAGCATTCTTTAGATAGTAATTATACATCTTATTCACATAAACACATTTATAATAATGGTTTTgctataaaaaatagataactTTTAGAATTTGGAATAACTTGTTTTAGGTGGAGCTCAAAAAAGGTTGCAACGTGCATATTCTAATCCCGATTTAAGAGGAAATGTTCATAGTAGACTAGGTGTTACAACACGCAGAGGTGGCATCAATTTGCGCAGACCCCTCGCTATTGCTAAACGAGGAGTTTCTAAAAGAGGAAGAGGTTTAAGCACTGGAAATAGATATAGCAATGTGGGATTGAGATCTGACCAAATCTTAAAAGAACAGAGGCAGAATATGATGTTAAAAAATAACATGATAAGATCACAGACATTCACACGATCAAGAAATAACTCTTTCAGTTCAGCTTCACAGTTAACAGTTAGTGTGGCTAATGATTTTGCTCGGAAAAGACGTAACAGTGTTGGAAGCACTGGTTATCTGAATAGGCAAAGTTTGGCACAGCTGAATAATCAACTAGGAAATTATAATTCAAGAAAAGGTCCAGGTAGTGTTCGATCAATGACGTCTAACAAATCTAACCGATCTGGAGGGTCCAACACAAGCTCAACGAGGTCAAGGGGTAGAGGTAGAGGCAGAGGCACTGGTCGAGGAGTCGGAAGAAAATTTATAAACAAGCAAATATTAAATGCGAAATTACAGAAAGAAATAGCTGCTATTCAGGGAAAAACATATGGAGGAAATGCTACTGAAGCTCCTAGTGGTGTTAATTTCGCTCCCACACCAGTTGCTACAGGGCAATCACTTCATCAACGATTTGCTAGCACTTAATCAAATAACCATGACTATAATATCATGTTTTCAGTGAGTGGACAATGGTTGGTAGGTGACTGTGTTAAAGTACATACACATATTAAATTGACTATTAGTGtaacattttacttttttttctaaagtttGGACCATGCTTTATATTTTGTATAGGTAACTACAAAATATAATAGTGCATACTAACAGGGAAGCATtgtttgaaattgtttttaaacttTAGTAACTTTTTTcttaaattgcatttttttccCTCAATTATATCACTGCGTGGAgtgttattattgtaataataaatcttGAAACAAGTAAAGGTACATAAGTTAACTTGAGCTAATTTGTTAGGGCTGAGTCAGATCGGAATGGCAGCGTCGTGGCGAACACTTTCagtgtgaaataattttaaacttcatCTATATACTTAAAAGATCAGTATTGCTTGAAAAGCTTGATAAGGTCGCGACACAGCCGCCGCCCGCCCGCCGGGAAGCGAACACCCGCGCGCCACGTGCGTCTTGTCGGTGATTCTGCCCGCGGCGACACAAGGCCGCTCGCGCGTTCATATGTATTTACCAATTCCATCATGTTCACTCCAAACACGAGTATCATAGCCGAATGAAAAAACTAAACTAGTCAAGAGGAGACTAGGCGCTTCCAGTCTGGAGGCCGCCAGCGGCGACGCCGAGGGCCGCTGCCACTCCGGTGTGACTCGGCCCTCATGCTTTATGATAACACTTtgattttactattatttttgttaattaagtataaataaataaaaaacgaacgAAATAGTTATTTTAATCAGTTTACCAGGTAACAAACATTAAATGTTGATTCATCTTTAAAAATGACTATTTTACTTAAACTTATAACTTGCTTTGCAGGATAAATAGACAGCTTGGAGATACCTATCCATATGGGCATAATATGCGCTCGAAAATCATAATATGAAGGAAaagttttaatagtttattttcgatttatttacaattaattgtttttattaatctaCAATTAAAATCGTTGAACAACCGtactaattttgtaaatatcctTTAAtgcataaaatttttaaatatactttatttagAGCACAATACCTAGCCTCGAGGATCAAACTAATTTATGTAATATCGCCGATTGAGTATGTTGttccataaaataatttaaatgacaagATTATCTATCCGTGGTTTTAAACAGATATACTTTATTTTGCGGTTGATATCTATCTTATAATCTGTAAGTACGGTAAATTCTTTTCAGAAAGGACAAACGCTATGTAATATGTATGCATATGTCAGAATTATGGGTATGGTTGCTCACGCTCCCTAGATTAATCATCAGAGTTCTATGTGATCTAGTTCTTGAATctatctgtatatatatatgaagcTAGTATCAGACTGCTACTTTGACGTATGATAATCTTATACTGCTAATCTCTAGCTAGATCCTAACTCAGCTCACACAAAGTCCCCACTTAAAGTCAACACTCAAGCCATGTCCTGATGGATCCAAATCCATTCTACCTTGGTGGAGTCAGCTGATCCATTTTGAGTGCTGTTGATTATGTTGTGTTATGTTTGCTATGCTGTTATTGTTAATTAAGCTGTTGATTGtgcctttattatttttattatagttttactaGAATTCAGAGTGCAATTAAACACTTCTTCTTTCCTAGTTCCAATAGAACTAGTAGTAGGCAAAGCACAAATCATTGAAACCATCAAAGAATTCGACGTGATACCTAGGCATAGCATCAGAACCAATGTTCATTTGGCAAGAAACTATTGAGTTTCTGCTCTCAGTATCTCAGTGGATTTCAATTCTGATATGGTTGTAGACCTACTCATTAAGTAGCCGTTTTTAACTGTTAGGCTTACTTTGGAGACTCGTGGAGTTGTTAGCTCATAAATGAAACTCattacagtaaaaaaataatttaatggtcTCAAGCGATTACTtacattttatacatttttggcATCATTATAAGAGAATCcgtaactgaaaaaaaaaaacttattttgacaaaaaaattcTGACTCAAATCTTACAAGGTGACCCATCACTAACCCACAGGGATTTATTGTGATTGTTTcgattcttaaataaaataaaacaaacaaatgtgtAATTTGAAACAGATAAAGGactaataacataaaaaatagataTCATAGTACTTAACTTACAATTTTCTCCAAGTACATTACTCAGTATGAAACCGTGAAATGAGTGAACATGTTCCTTTGCTTTGGTAAGACTCAAATCTGTCGACTCAAACGTCCAGCCAAGGTGCTGGCCACAATGAGGACATGCACATATACGCCATGTGTAGCCGGGAAACCAGGAATCAGCCCCTTGGGGCTAAAAATTATATAGCATATAATTATAGCTTTTAGTCTATTCAATTcagtattatttaaattttgtatatgTGATTGGGTGCACAATAACTTACTGGGCCCACATTTTCACATTTTGCTTTTTCTAGAGTAACTATATCAAATTTCACTCCAAATGGATTCACTAATGTTTGCACTGTAGCATTTTGGTGGCCAAACAGGTTTTGT encodes:
- the LOC101738435 gene encoding protein cereblon isoform X2, which translates into the protein MFDILHSLLILFFICCTLIGVTDQHENSKNLGQELILCRKCGADVADSHYLFSKQSPGALTIDKQNLFGHQNATVQTLVNPFGVKFDIVTLEKAKCENVGPPQGADSWFPGYTWRICACPHCGQHLGWTFESTDLSLTKAKEHVHSFHGFILSNVLGENFTDSLIMMPKMYKM
- the LOC101738655 gene encoding serine/arginine-rich splicing factor 4; the protein is MADSVNMSLDEIIKKNQQNRASRSRGRGINRGRGPGRGGGRGRGRGNNGRGRPQSRTANRGSRQGRSQSRGQRGRSQSRSRSQSQARSRSRQSRRSNSRNRSRSRSQLRALTPKGRAGLEDLQTGMPPLTRSGRSFRGGAQKRLQRAYSNPDLRGNVHSRLGVTTRRGGINLRRPLAIAKRGVSKRGRGLSTGNRYSNVGLRSDQILKEQRQNMMLKNNMIRSQTFTRSRNNSFSSASQLTVSVANDFARKRRNSVGSTGYLNRQSLAQLNNQLGNYNSRKGPGSVRSMTSNKSNRSGGSNTSSTRSRGRGRGRGTGRGVGRKFINKQILNAKLQKEIAAIQGKTYGGNATEAPSGVNFAPTPVATGQSLHQRFAST
- the LOC101738435 gene encoding protein cereblon isoform X1, which translates into the protein MFDILHSLLILFFICCTLIGVTDQHENSKNLGQELILCRKCGADVADSHYLFSKQSPGALTIDKQNLFGHQNATVQTLVNPFGVKFDIVTLEKAKCENVGPPQGADSWFPGYTWRICACPHCGQHLGWTFESTDLSLTKAKEHVHSFHGFILSNVLGENCKLSTMISIFYVISPLSVSNYTFVCFILFKNRNNHNKSLWVSDGSPCKI